One window of Aricia agestis chromosome 20, ilAriAges1.1, whole genome shotgun sequence genomic DNA carries:
- the LOC121737064 gene encoding ras-like GTP-binding protein Rho1 isoform X1, translating into MWWCCSSSASSGPMAAIRKKLVIVGDGACGKTCLLIVFSKDQFPEVYVPTVFENYVADIEVDGKQVELALWDTAGQEDYDRLRPLSYPDTDVILMCFSVDSPDSLENIPEKWTPEVKHFCPNVPIILVGNKKDLRNDPATINELRKMKQEPVKPQEGRAMAEKINAFAYLECSAKSKEGVREVFETATRAALQVKKKKKTRCSLL; encoded by the exons ATGTGGTGGTGCTGTTCTTCTTCCGCTAGTTCAG GACCGATGGCTGCAATACGCAAGAAATTAGTGATCGTAGGTGACGGTGCGTGCGGTAAAACATGCCTACTAATCGTGTTCAGTAAAGATCAGTTCCCGGAAGTGTATGTGCCGACCGTGTTCGAAAATTACGTCGCCGACATCGAGGTGGACGGCAAACAGGTGGAGCTGGCGCTGTGGGATACCGCCGGCCAGGAGGACTACGACCGGCTGCGGCCGCTGTCCTACCCCGACACGGACGTGATACTCATGTGCTTCTCCGTGGACTCGCCCGACTCGCTGGAGAACATCCCGGAGAAGTGGACGCCCGAGGTGAAGCACTTCTGTCCGAACGTGCCCATCATCCTGGTGGGCAACAAGAAGGACCTCCGCAACGACCCGGCCACCATCAACGAGCTCCGCAAAATGAAGCAGGAGCCGGTGAAGCCGCAGGAGGGCCGTGCGATGGCGGAGAAGATCAATGCCTTCGCCTACCTCGAGTGCTCCGCCAAGAGCAAGGAGGGAGTCCGCGAGGTGTTCGAAACGGCCACCCGCGCCGCGTTACAGgtcaagaagaagaagaagactagGTGTTCTCTTCTGTAA
- the LOC121737064 gene encoding ras-like GTP-binding protein Rho1 isoform X2, protein MAAIRKKLVIVGDGACGKTCLLIVFSKDQFPEVYVPTVFENYVADIEVDGKQVELALWDTAGQEDYDRLRPLSYPDTDVILMCFSVDSPDSLENIPEKWTPEVKHFCPNVPIILVGNKKDLRNDPATINELRKMKQEPVKPQEGRAMAEKINAFAYLECSAKSKEGVREVFETATRAALQVKKKKKTRCSLL, encoded by the coding sequence ATGGCTGCAATACGCAAGAAATTAGTGATCGTAGGTGACGGTGCGTGCGGTAAAACATGCCTACTAATCGTGTTCAGTAAAGATCAGTTCCCGGAAGTGTATGTGCCGACCGTGTTCGAAAATTACGTCGCCGACATCGAGGTGGACGGCAAACAGGTGGAGCTGGCGCTGTGGGATACCGCCGGCCAGGAGGACTACGACCGGCTGCGGCCGCTGTCCTACCCCGACACGGACGTGATACTCATGTGCTTCTCCGTGGACTCGCCCGACTCGCTGGAGAACATCCCGGAGAAGTGGACGCCCGAGGTGAAGCACTTCTGTCCGAACGTGCCCATCATCCTGGTGGGCAACAAGAAGGACCTCCGCAACGACCCGGCCACCATCAACGAGCTCCGCAAAATGAAGCAGGAGCCGGTGAAGCCGCAGGAGGGCCGTGCGATGGCGGAGAAGATCAATGCCTTCGCCTACCTCGAGTGCTCCGCCAAGAGCAAGGAGGGAGTCCGCGAGGTGTTCGAAACGGCCACCCGCGCCGCGTTACAGgtcaagaagaagaagaagactagGTGTTCTCTTCTGTAA
- the LOC121737047 gene encoding polynucleotide 5'-hydroxyl-kinase NOL9 produces the protein MEFFEKAHVVKDASKEKKSEVIKKQFKQMLYGYKNSNNQMIKDSVNVNTDFDDSSSVSGFSDLNITNSSDEEELGQSNNNTEEMDDKPSADYDNTIGSYDRKSSSESGSSTDSIIKEFNDAQDDSNSVLSEAEASLGSYVDTSSECSESFDPNGELAEKILSRLNRKEMKRKHQIRDDFNTASEVESVSDLSNTKKKRIIGENRMSNFDRQILQDIEEEAENSDSADDVSANECTSPPFISILAADMPCQSFDEVVGDYKHSTNKNLSLETGETVSAPTDIFTEENMDVVVHTEEDASSLVPELDEELTVDDIVDLESSELCDDSINILETTMESPQHNIEQNTDEELLKNLNIFYTSNKCVIVLKHPMELYVQGKVRIQALGGKVEVFGYTLQDKTYNLYAPYYSYAQTIKTVANENCYYGLFGKLTKSGLTVAEAENIVTNLGTNDAVICLEQLQSQSENFVETNFTLSNLFVKPFKHNDQYLNEASDKMGCTIYALRPRKYFVENPIWSQSQQLALKTCSRGVVCGGKGVGKSTYLRYQVNKLLDKGPVLVIDLDPGQCEFTVAGNLSATVVNKPLLGPNFTHLKKPEFMLNIGIINTMDNLRRYICAVQRLVFFCNSRDDFKSMPWLINTMGMTNALGMKLMVLIIMMVKPTYLVQYNSKAVKKCFDQYLNMETVKWYFQDNKRDFIFKYQSFPEDLDYAFILVEESSRQGKSSYSLTPKDERFLNYLAYFSELVNLYKTENVLSITPYKVSLSKMAVGSNVKIKRENILKVINGKVVALCAQAQADNSRVFILSDKPLVCHGNGLVRGVDVEKELMYIVTPVPRDQLSSINCFVYADWSPDIGVFENFLPIGTAVPYCTKAHEEHRHLMMTPRRRFNPLQLLNVTRSS, from the exons ATGGAGTTCTTTGAAAAAGCGCACGTAGTAAAGGACGCATCGAAAGAAAAGAAGTCTGAAGTCATAAAAAAGCAGTTTAAACAAATGTTGTATGGTTATAAGAATAGCAACAATCAAATGATTAAAGACTCCGTTAATGTTaataccgattttgatgattcttcgTCTGTTAGTGGATTTTCTGACCTCAATATTACCAACTCCAGTGATGAAGAAGAACTCGGTCAGAGTAACAATAACACGGAGGAAATGGACGACAAGCCATCTGCAGATTACGATAATACTATAGGTAGTTATGACAGAAAATCCTCCTCAGAAAGTGGCAGTTCAACTGATTCTATTATAAAAGAATTCAATGATGCTCAAGACGATTCCAACTCTGTTTTAAGTGAAGCCGAAGCCTCCCTCGGCAGCTATGTAGACACTTCATCAGAATGCTCCGAATCTTTTGACCCCAATGGTGAACTGGCGGAAAAGATTCTTTCCCGATTAAATAGAAAGGAAATGAAAAGAAAACATCAAATAAGAGATGATTTTAACACTGCATCTGAAGTAGAAAGTGTAAGCGATTTATCAAACACCAAGAAAAAGAGAATAATTGGAGAAAACAGGATGTCAAACTTTGATAGACAGATATTACAAGATATTGAGGAGGAGGCTGAAAATTCAGACAGTGCAGATGATGTTTCTGCAAATGAATGTACTTCACCAccatttatttcaatattagcAGCTGACATGCCTTGCCAAAGCTTTGATGAAGTTGTAGGTGACTACAAACATTCCACTAACAAGAACTTGTCACTAGAGACTGGGGAAACAGTTTCAGCCCCCACAGATATATTTACAGAAGAAAACATGGATGTAGTAGTACACACAGAGGAAGATGCTAGTAGCTTAGTGCCCGAGTTGGATGAGGAACTCACCGTTGATGACATAGTTGACCTAGAATCATCAGAACTGTGTGATGATAGTATAAATATATTAGAAACCACTATGGAATCACCACAACACAACATAGAACAAAACACAGATGAAGAACTCCTGAAGAATCTAAATATTTTCTACACATCTAATAAATGTGTCATTGTATTGAAACATCCAATGGAGTTGTATGTACAGGGGAAAGTGAGGATACAAGCTTTAGGCGGGAAAGTTGAAGTGTTTGGTTACACTTTACAagataaaacttataatttatatgcacCATACTACAGTTACGCTCAAACTATAAAGACTGTAGCCAATGAAAACTGTTACTATGGTTTATTCGGTAAATTAACTAAGTCTGGCCTGACTGTCGCCGAAGCTGAGAATATAGTCACTAATCTAGGCACTAATGATGCAGTGATCTGCTTGGAACAGTTACAAAGTCAAAGTGAAAACTTTGTTGAGACTAACTTTACATTGTCAAATCTTTTTGTGAAACCATTCAAACATAATGATCAGTATCTGAATGAGGCATCTGATAAGATGGGCTGCACCATTTATGCACTGAGGCCACGAAAATATTTTGTGGAGAACCCTATTTGGTCCCAGAGTCAACAACTTGCTTTAA AGACCTGTAGTCGAGGTGTTGTTTGTGGTGGCAAGGGTGTTGGAAAGTCGACTTACCTCCGTTACCAAGTGAACAAACTGCTGGATAAAGGACCTGTGCTGGTTATTGACTTAGACCCGGGACAATGTGAGTTCACCGTGGCCGGGAATTTGTCTGCTACTGTGGTCAATAAACCTCTGCTGGGTCCAAACTTCACACATTTGAAGAAACCAGAAtt caTGTTGAATATAGGCATAATTAACACTATGGACAATTTGAGGAGGTACATATGTGCAGTACAACGTCTTGTATTCTTCTGCAATAGCAGGGACGACTTCAAAAGTATGCCATGGCTCATAAACACCATGGGTATGACAAACGCCTTAGGCATGAAACTAATGGTACTCATCATAATGATGGTCAAACCAACCTACCTAGTCCAGTACAATTCAAAAGCAGTAAAAAAGTGTTTCGACCAGTATTTGAATATGGAAACAGTTAAATGGTATTTCCAAGATAATAAAAGAGATTTTATATTCAAATATCAGAGTTTTCCAGAAGATTTGGACTATGCATTCATATTGGTTGAGGAATCCTCAAGACAAGGAAAGAGCAGCTACTCTCTGACACCAAAAGATGAGAGGTTCCTGAATTATTTGGCGTATTTCAGTGAATTGGTCAACTTGTACAAAACTGAAAATGTCTTATCAATAACACCATACAA AGTCAGTCTGTCCAAGATGGCTGTAGGATCCAATGTGAAAATTAAAAGGGAGAACATTCTGAAGGTGATTAATGGAAAAGTTGTGGCATTGTGTGCCCAAGCGCAGGCTGATAACTCCAGAGTGTTTATTTTGTCTGATAAACCTTTGGTGTGTCACGGCAATG GTCTCGTAAGAGGAGTGGACGTGGAAAAGGAGCTAATGTACATAGTGACACCAGTACCGAGGGACCAGCTCAGTTCCATCAATTGCTTCGTGTATGCCGACTGGTCACCTGACATTGGAGTTTTTGAGAACTTCCTGCCGATTGGTACTGCTGTCCCCTACTGTACAAAGGCACATGAGGAGCATAGACACCTGATGATGACCCCGAGGAGAAGGTTCAACCCACTACAGCTGTTGAATGTGACAAGGAGTTCCTAA